The Procambarus clarkii isolate CNS0578487 chromosome 4, FALCON_Pclarkii_2.0, whole genome shotgun sequence genomic sequence ATGGACGAACTGCTTATTGAGGCCAGAGACAACACCTCCTTACAGATCTGCGACGAGAACGGAGAATACTGCATATTTGTACTGCCTAACCTGcctcccccgccacacacaccaccagccaccgagCAGGGCCTGAAACTTGCGCTCGTGTCTGTTCTGGGCTACGTCCAGCGCTACGCGGTAGCCTTCGAGACGCTGCTTTTAGACCAGACGCTGCATGAAGATATCTTCGCCAGTCAGATAGCAGAAGTCCACGCCTTCCTGGAAGACCTGATTGATACCCTCATAGCCACGGTGCTCCTGTGCGGCCTTCAGCCTGAGCAGCACCTCGTCAGGGACCTGTCTGTGCGGATGTATAAGGGCGGAGATACTGTGCTGCGCTCCGATAGAGGTTTTAGGGTCCTGCGCCAGGTTCGAAATGGACTCCAATTCATTATTGACGTTTTTGGAAACAATCCTCCGGTTCCCTAATCCGGTTCCTTTAATCTGAAACTCTTGACCTTATCACGAGACACATGTTATGGGTCTACCAGGTTGTCTGTGCTGGCGCTCTATTCACccggggcctgattcacgaagcagtcacACAAGCACTTACTAACGTGTAAatcattcctcaatctttgacggctttggttacatttattaaacagtttacaagcatgaaaacttcccaatcaactgttgttattgttataaacagcctcctcgtgcttcggagctcattaactgtttaataattgtaaataaagtcgtcaaagattgaaagaaaagacgtacaggttcgtaagtgcttacgtaactgcttagtgaatctggcccctggtctgtcTACACGCAAAGACCTCCAGGCCCTGTTCATTCTTCCATAAAGACCGTTCGGTCAGCTCACTCCTGGCCCTATAAGTGTCTACACAAATCCAGGGATTGAACTCCTTACTAGGAATCAGATACTTCTTTCTAATGTTCAATCCCTGGACCTCAAAACTTTGAGAACTTCCTCGTGTCCGCCAGTACGCTCAGGTCCCAGGCACAGAATTACGCTACCTGGGAAGTAGATCGATTACGCTACCTGGGAAGTAGATCGATTACGCTACCTGAGAAGTAGATCGATTACGCTACCTGGGAAGTAGATCGATTACGCTACTTAGGAAGTAGATCGATTACGCTACCTGGGAAGTAGATCGATCTACTTAGGAAGTAGATCGATTACGCTACCTGGGAAGTAGATCGATTACGCTACCTGGGAAGTAGATCGATTACGCTACCTGGGAAGTAGATCGATTACGCTACCTGGGAAGTCGATCGACTACGCTACCTGGGAAGTAGATCGACTACGCTACCTGGGAAGTAGATCGACTACGCTACTCGGGTAGTAGATCGATTACGCTACTCGGGAAGTAGATCGACTACACTACCCGGGAAGTAGATCGACTACGCTACCTGGGAAGTAGATCGACTACGCTACCTGGGAAGTAGATCGATTACGCTACCTGGGAAGTAGATCAATTATCACTTTCACTGCTCACTGGGGAAACTGCCCTTACTGATGTCCCCTTCTCAGTCGTTaatcctcagagtcactgctgctTTAATCCTCACTATTATGTCAGTGACATTGTAAAACCATTCAATCACATTATGTAGTTTAATCCCCGGTAACTGATTACACTATATGTAGTCGGACCGGTATCAATCCCTGTATATGTAGGGTTTGGTTCTGCGTAATAATGTGTAATAATTATTACACATTATTCCACAATAATTACATATTATTAAACCCCCAAAAAATATGTGAATACTGGTTAGCACTGTGAGTGCTAACCAGTATTCACATATTTTTGGGGggtttaaaaatttaataataaaataaagttaataaAGTTAATAGAGTTAATAAAGCAGAACAGAAAAAGATAATATTGCATGAAATTTAATTTTGTTCTTTTTTAGTTATTTAGATCTTTATTTTTGGGGGTGTTTTTAATTTTTCTCAAATGACCTAATTGTCCCTAAGTAGAGTCTTATCTGTACAATTTCAGTGTTACTTAGATAACATTACAACGCATTACCAGGTTCGAATTATATAACAAAGTTCTCAAGTCTTACttcaaaaatatattatattaaatataaatatattaaatattaatatattattaaattattaattttaattaatattactattactatatattattaaatatattaaaaataaatatattaaatatattaaaaataaatatattaaatatattatattcaaAACAATTTAAAAAGGCATTTTAAATTAAGCTGTTCTCAACCCCTAAATGTCGGCTCGCGTCACTGCGTTAAATATATATCTGTAAACAACATCAGATCTGAGTGCACTTCTTCATTCATCCAAGTGTAAACAGAACCTAAAATCAACACGCAAATCTTTATTCAAAGTTCTGGAACTAATATCAACATGAGAATTTAATTAACTTGAAATTCTGATTATCCAAGGAAGTACAATTGAGTACTTTAAGATACTAAAGTTACTAAAGTGACCgtacggagccggtcggccgagcggacagcacactggacttgtgatcctgtggtcctgggttcgatcccaggcgccggcgagaaacaatgggcagagtttctttcatcctatgccccctgttacctagcagtaaataggtacctgggtgttagtcagctgtcacgggctgcttcctgggggtggaggaatggtcgaggaccgggccgcggggacactaaagccccgaaatcatcttaagataaccttaagataacatatgtattttttttatttgtattattgTTGTCATTTGCAAAGACGAAACCTAttgattattaatattattttatatgttTAAGATTGACACATAGAGGTGACTCGAAACACAAAGGGTTATTTTCTACAAGAATTTAACTCCGTTAATCTATAAGGTAATTCCATACAGCTTTGCATTGTGAAAATATAGGCATAGAAATTATAGAGAGAAAATATAGGCATAGAAATTATAGAGAGAAAATATAGGCATAGAAATTATAGAGAGAAAATATAGGCATAGAAATTATAGAGAGAAAATATAGGCATAGGAATTATAGAGAGAAAATATAGGCATAGAAATTATAGAGAGAAAATATAGACATAGAAATTATAGAGAGAAAATATAGGCATAGAAATTATAGAGAGAAAATATAAACATAGGAATTATAGACTGAAAATATAGATAGGAATTATAGACAGAAAATAAAAGAGAGACAAAACAGaggcaaaaaatattaataaaatagaACAGAATAGAGACAAACAGGTAGAAATAAAAATTACCCAAACAAGCATTAACCACTACATGATAATTATATCCCTGAAGGGTTCCTTAATTACCAGGGTTAATACcccttggaagggggggggggtactggtgaCTGTAATGGTGGTATTGGTAGTTAAGATGGAAGATGGTAGTAGTGATAGCAACATGTCTGTAACAACCCTAATGGTACCCCGATCCTTGTaacaccctccacccccccccctaagatcaccctaacacccccccctcaggtcaccctaaccccccccctccccaggtcaccctaaccccctcctccccccttgacCGTGGACCAGAAGAATGAGCCAAAGCTAAAACTTGCCAAAAAGTGTCTTACACAATTGACAATAAAGCTTATTAATAGCGCAAGTTTGAATACTAAGAGCGCACTTAAGCTGCCGTAATATCGGCTTAATCTCTCTTATTGTCTTTCATTGGAATTTCTTACAGTAGAAGTTCGCCTTTATTGTGAAGCGCTGTTTATATTCTGCTAGAAGCTTAGATGTCTGTCTGCGCTTACTTTAAGATCTGATGTCTGTCTGCGCTTACTTCAAGATCTGATGTCTGTCTGCGCTTACTTCAAGATCTGATGTCTGTCTGCGCTTACTTCAAGATCTGATGTCTGTCTGCGCTTACTTCAAGATCTGATGTCTGTCTGCGCTTACTTCAAGATCTGATGTCTGTCTGCGCTTACTTCAAGATCTGATGTCTGTCTGCGCTTACTTCAAGATCTGATGTCTGTCTGCGCTTACTTCAGGCTCTGATGTATGTCTGCGCTTACTTCAAGATCTGATGTCTGTCTGCGCTTACTTCAAGATCTGATGTCTGTCTGCGCTTACTTCAAGATCTGATGTCTGTCTGCGCTTACTTCAAGATCTGATGTCTGTCTGCGCTTACTTCAAGATCTGATGTCTGTCTGCGCTTACTTCAAGATCTGATGTCAGTCTGAGTTTACTTCAGGCTCTGATGTCTGTCTGCGCTTACTTCAAGATCGGATGTGTGTCTACACACACATTTGCAATCTATTAAGAACTTGGGGATCCAGGGACACCCTCAGGGTTACAGGGACACCCTCAGGGCTCCAGGGACACACCAAAGGGTCCAGGAACACCCTCAGGGCTACAGAGACACCCTCAGGGCTACAGGGACACCCTCAGGGCTACTGAGACACCCTCAGGGCTACAGGGACACCCTCAGGGCTATAGGGACACCCTCAGGGCTACAGGAACACCATCAAGGTTATAGGGACACCCCTCAGGGCTCCAGGGACACACCCAAGGGTCAAGGGACACCCTTAGGGCTACAGGGACACCCCTCAGGGCTCCAGGGACACCCTCAGGGATACAGGGACACCCTCAGGGCTACAGGGACACCCTCAGGGTTACAGGGACACCCTCAGGGCTCCACGGACATCCTATGGGCTACAGGGACACCCTCAGGGCTCCAGAGACACCCCCAGGGCTACAGGAACACCCTCAGGGCTACAGGGACATCCTCAGGGCTCCAGGGACACCCAAAGGGCTCCAGGGACATCCTCAGGGCTACAGGGACACCCTCAGGGCTCCATGGACATCCTAAGGGCTACAGGGACACCCTCAGGGCTACAGAGACACTCCCAGGGCTACAGGGACACCCTCAGGgctccagggacacccccagGGCTCCAGAGACACGCTCAGGGCTCCAGGGACACCGTCAGGGCTCCAGGGACACACCCAAGGGTCTAGGGACAACCTTCAGGgctccagggacacccccagGCCTACAGGGACATCCTCAGGGCTACAGGAACACCCTCAGGGCTCCAGGGACACCCTCAGGGCTCCAGGGGCGCCACCAAGTACTCCAGGGACACCACCAGTACCGCAGGAACTTCACCAGTACGTCAGGGACAACCCAGCTACTGTAAGCATAAAGGAC encodes the following:
- the LOC123751414 gene encoding uncharacterized protein, which codes for MSWYSQHSTRSFLTLVMGVWVSTCLTQPQDHRQRSPGPVHGTRAMNVDPTTSTTAPASGAATRWGQTANLTCGNIQEAVLDARVLLDLIDAMKNNYTLYEFGTTWDTMDELLIEARDNTSLQICDENGEYCIFVLPNLPPPPHTPPATEQGLKLALVSVLGYVQRYAVAFETLLLDQTLHEDIFASQIAEVHAFLEDLIDTLIATVLLCGLQPEQHLVRDLSVRMYKGGDTVLRSDRGFRVLRQVRNGLQFIIDVFGNNPPVP
- the LOC138370568 gene encoding mucin-2-like, which gives rise to MEDGSSDSNISDVCLHTHLQSIKNLGIQGHPQGYRDTLRAPGTHQRVQEHPQGYRDTLRATGTPSGLLRHPQGYRDTLRAIGTPSGLQEHHQGYRDTPQGSRDTPKGQGTPLGLQGHPSGLQGHPQGYRDTLRATGTPSGLQGHPQGSTDILWATGTPSGLQRHPQGYRNTLRATGTSSGLQGHPKGSRDILRATGTPSGLHGHPKGYRDTLRATETLPGLQGHPQGSRDTPRAPETRSGLQGHRQGSRDTPKGLGTTFRAPGTPPGLQGHPQGYRNTLRAPGTPSGLQGRHQVLQGHHQYRRNFTTVGLPPQSAASSSTPFNATSRPPSVETTPHTVEPTPITVEPTTLTVVSTPHTVVSTPHTVEPTTLTVVSTPHTVVSTPHTVVSTPHTVVSTPHTVVSTPHTVVSTPHTVEPTPHTVVSTPPTVEPTPHTVESTPHTVEPTSPTIASTPCTIETKPLAVAPRTPATLTSFAAPSRRRCDVFYITFCNVDTSCWEVSFSSLQRRGRSRFPRGSGPSVAHSMLHNFAELS